The DNA sequence CTAGATATGCAGCATGGAATTTTTAAAGCACAGTTGAGATTTCAACCATCTCAGCAAGCATAGCTTGTAATATTTGGCGTGTGGAGTTCTACACGCTAATTTTCTATTCGTAATTTCTGATAGGCGTTGGAAAGCTCGCGAAGAGCAAGCAAGCCAAGAAGAATAAAGCCATAAAATACATAATTGGGCAGAGTGTAATTCAGCGTGATTAAAATCAGGACGATAAATTGGCACGCAGTGGAAACCTTACCCCAAAAAATCGAGCGAAATTGCTGTTTTTTCCAACCCTTTGTGATGGTAAGATAGCAGCCAAACAGAATCAGGGAAAAATCTCTAGAAAGTAAGCATAAACCTTGCCAGTATACAAATTTGTGTTCCAAAAACAATACCACTAATACAAAAAAGACAAAGAATTTGTCCATTAGAGGATCTAGAATTGCCCCAAACCGCGAAGTTCTTCTTTGAAGACGTGCAAAGTAGCCATCAAAAATATCAGTGAGCATCGCAAGAAAAATTGCCAAAATTCTGATATAAGGATCTTTGAATAAAAATAAAAAGGCCAGAGGCGCTCTAAGAGCAGATAGTGTATTACTAAGGTTCAGCATCTTGATTGTTTTTCTTTTTTTTATACCAGATGAAGCCAATTATAAAAAGAGCAAAGAGACTAAATAAAAAGACATTAAATATTTTAAGCGTGCCTAAAAGGGCTTCATAGTTTTTTCCAAGAGTAAAGGAAAGGTAAAAAAGCACACTATTGGAAACTAAGCAGGCAATCCCATCAGCAAGAATAAATTTTAAAAAATGCATTTTACTCATACCGGCTGTCATAAAAAGAGCATTACGAAAACCAAAAGGAATAAAGCGACCAAAAAGAAGTGTTAAAAAGCCATATTTTTTATAAAAATGTTGTATTTTCTCTAGCCGATTTTTTTTAAAAATAGATTTAAATGGGCGGACATTTTGCAATTTGGGGCCAACGATCCTCCCAAGCCAGTAGACAATCCAATCACTAAAATAGGCACCTAAAAAAATACATATAAAAATTTTTGCTGTATTTTCCGGATTCAGCGTTGCTGAAATCGTACCTCCCAAAATGATTAAAAGATCTTCAGAGATAGGGAGATTAAACCCAGCCAGCATTAAAAGCGAAAAGATATACCAATGCGCCATATGACTGTGTTCCATGATAAATTGGACAATTGTTTCCATGCAGCAATTTTAACAATTTTCCCATAAAAGAGTAAGCTTAATTTATTGCGTAAGTATCATTTGGTAAATTAAAATTTTTGATTGACCAAAGCGCTTTTTGTCAATGAGCTTAAG is a window from the Chlamydiota bacterium genome containing:
- a CDS encoding Inner membrane protein, with product METIVQFIMEHSHMAHWYIFSLLMLAGFNLPISEDLLIILGGTISATLNPENTAKIFICIFLGAYFSDWIVYWLGRIVGPKLQNVRPFKSIFKKNRLEKIQHFYKKYGFLTLLFGRFIPFGFRNALFMTAGMSKMHFLKFILADGIACLVSNSVLFYLSFTLGKNYEALLGTLKIFNVFLFSLFALFIIGFIWYKKKKNNQDAEP
- the pgsA_2 gene encoding CDP-diacylglycerol--glycerol-3-phosphate 3-phosphatidyltransferase; the protein is MLNLSNTLSALRAPLAFLFLFKDPYIRILAIFLAMLTDIFDGYFARLQRRTSRFGAILDPLMDKFFVFFVLVVLFLEHKFVYWQGLCLLSRDFSLILFGCYLTITKGWKKQQFRSIFWGKVSTACQFIVLILITLNYTLPNYVFYGFILLGLLALRELSNAYQKLRIEN